Proteins encoded by one window of Martelella endophytica:
- a CDS encoding NAD-dependent epimerase/dehydratase family protein, with protein MTKRIVFTGGSGKAGREVIPYLLDKGYEILNLDLQPFDHPGVNTIVTDLTDSGEVFNALSMHFGFEGYETGKGPAPLDAVVHFAAVPRVLLKPDNATFENNVVSTYNVIEAAVKLGIRKVIIASSETTYGVCFAEGDKDFASFPLEEDYDVDPMDSYGLSKVCNEKTARAFAMRYGADIYALRIGNVISPEDYKKFPAFLADPPSRKRNAWSYIDARDLGQIVDLCIGKDGLGFQVFNATNDTITANEPTAPFLAKYAPNSPITRELGEYEAPLSNRKIREVLGFREEHDWRKYVKQG; from the coding sequence ATGACCAAACGCATTGTCTTCACCGGCGGCAGCGGCAAGGCCGGCCGCGAGGTGATCCCCTATCTGCTCGACAAGGGCTACGAGATCCTCAATCTCGACCTGCAACCCTTCGACCATCCGGGCGTCAACACCATCGTCACCGACCTCACAGATAGCGGCGAGGTATTCAACGCTCTATCGATGCACTTCGGTTTCGAAGGCTATGAAACCGGCAAGGGCCCGGCGCCGCTCGATGCCGTCGTCCATTTCGCCGCCGTGCCGCGCGTGCTGCTGAAGCCGGACAACGCCACGTTCGAAAACAATGTCGTTTCGACCTACAATGTCATCGAGGCCGCGGTGAAGCTCGGCATCCGCAAGGTGATCATCGCCTCCAGTGAGACCACCTACGGCGTTTGTTTCGCCGAGGGCGACAAGGATTTTGCGTCGTTTCCGCTGGAAGAAGACTACGATGTCGATCCGATGGACAGCTACGGCCTTTCCAAGGTCTGCAACGAGAAGACGGCCCGCGCCTTCGCCATGCGCTACGGCGCCGATATCTATGCGTTGAGGATCGGCAATGTCATCTCGCCGGAAGACTACAAGAAATTTCCGGCCTTCCTCGCCGATCCGCCATCGCGCAAGCGCAATGCCTGGAGCTATATCGATGCCCGCGATCTCGGCCAGATCGTCGATCTGTGCATCGGCAAGGATGGCCTTGGCTTCCAGGTGTTCAACGCCACCAACGACACCATCACCGCCAACGAGCCGACCGCTCCCTTCCTCGCCAAATACGCACCGAATTCGCCGATCACCCGCGAACTCGGCGAATACGAGGCGCCGCTGTCAAACCGCAAGATCCGCGAGGTTCTGGGCTTTCGCGAAGAGCACGACTGGCGGAAATATGTGAAGCAGGGGTGA